A genomic region of Candidatus Stoquefichus sp. SB1 contains the following coding sequences:
- a CDS encoding ammonium transporter, with product MLEVTQLINIVWVFLGAVLVMFMQAGFAILETGFTRQKNANNVLMKNLMDFSIGSIIFLVVGFGLMFGDSFNGLIGTSGFFDPTTLKLDAFDSLSPSVFIFFQTVFCATAATIVSGAMAERTKFSSYLIYTLIISLIIYPISGHWIWGGGFLSKMGFIDFAGSTAVHSVGGWAALMGAIVLGPRIGKYNADGSTNAIPGHNIPLGTLGVFILWFCWFGFNPGSSLEAEGYVGHIALTTNLSACAAAITTLFLTWKRYGKPDISMTLNGVLAGLVAITAGCHIVSLYASIVIGVVAGFLVTFGIEILDKKLHVDDPVGAVGVHCLNGVWGTLAVGLFACHTPAADGSVLGLFYGGGLDLLLTQLIGVVSVALWVCGTSFLMFTLIKHTIGLRVTPEEEINGLDIGEHGSEAYPDFIKK from the coding sequence ATGTTAGAAGTGACACAATTAATTAATATTGTTTGGGTATTTCTTGGTGCTGTACTTGTTATGTTTATGCAAGCAGGATTTGCCATTTTAGAAACAGGGTTTACACGTCAAAAAAATGCTAACAATGTTTTAATGAAGAATTTAATGGATTTTTCAATTGGATCTATTATTTTCTTAGTTGTTGGTTTTGGGTTGATGTTTGGTGATTCATTCAATGGATTGATAGGAACAAGTGGATTTTTTGATCCTACTACATTGAAATTAGATGCTTTTGATTCATTATCACCAAGTGTCTTTATTTTCTTTCAAACAGTTTTTTGTGCAACGGCAGCAACAATTGTTTCTGGGGCAATGGCTGAAAGAACAAAATTTTCTTCATATTTAATTTATACACTTATTATTTCATTAATTATTTATCCGATTTCTGGACATTGGATTTGGGGTGGAGGATTTTTAAGCAAAATGGGATTTATTGATTTTGCTGGTTCAACTGCGGTACATTCTGTTGGAGGATGGGCAGCGTTAATGGGAGCAATTGTTTTGGGACCTAGAATTGGTAAATATAATGCCGATGGCAGTACCAATGCCATTCCTGGTCACAATATCCCATTAGGAACTTTAGGTGTTTTCATTCTTTGGTTTTGCTGGTTCGGATTTAATCCAGGATCATCTTTAGAAGCAGAAGGTTATGTTGGCCATATTGCTTTGACAACGAATTTATCAGCGTGTGCAGCAGCTATCACAACTTTGTTTCTGACATGGAAACGTTATGGGAAGCCTGATATTTCTATGACTTTAAATGGTGTTTTAGCTGGTTTGGTTGCTATTACTGCTGGTTGTCATATTGTTTCTTTATATGCTTCTATTGTTATAGGTGTTGTTGCTGGATTCCTTGTAACATTTGGAATTGAAATTTTAGATAAAAAATTACATGTTGATGATCCTGTTGGAGCAGTTGGTGTTCATTGTTTAAATGGTGTCTGGGGAACGTTGGCAGTGGGGTTATTTGCTTGTCATACGCCAGCTGCTGATGGTTCGGTTTTAGGTTTATTCTATGGTGGAGGTCTGGATTTATTATTAACTCAGCTTATTGGTGTGGTTAGTGTTGCATTATGGGTGTGTGGAACAAGTTTTCTTATGTTTACATTGATTAAGCATACAATTGGTTTGCG
- a CDS encoding P-II family nitrogen regulator, whose product MKKLEIIIRPEKLETLKLILNELEITGMMVSNVMGHGNQMGYTQQYRGTKYSVNLVSKLKVETIVKDNQVEAILKIAKEKLSTGQVGDGKIFIYHVENAMRIRTGETGEDAL is encoded by the coding sequence ATGAAAAAATTAGAAATCATTATTCGTCCTGAAAAACTTGAAACTTTAAAATTGATTTTAAATGAATTAGAGATTACAGGAATGATGGTTTCCAATGTCATGGGACATGGTAATCAAATGGGTTACACTCAACAATATCGTGGGACAAAATATTCAGTGAATTTAGTTTCTAAATTAAAAGTTGAAACAATTGTCAAAGATAATCAGGTTGAAGCAATTTTAAAAATAGCAAAAGAAAAATTATCAACTGGTCAAGTTGGTGATGGTAAAATTTTTATTTATCATGTTGAAAATGCTATGCGTATACGTACTGGTGAAACTGGAGAAGATGCACTTTAA
- a CDS encoding spore coat protein CotJB gives MNVFQDNQTCFQPFFMPETNLEKNPKLFDPQEAIMLGNLFKDLYMTYHGFSNYCLQPQTKRQQALLEVQMYDFVAHEINLYLDMHPQNQRMVQLYTEYAKKAKEAKYAFEKEFGPLSVKDSQDKIPFQWVQGPWPWEYQC, from the coding sequence ATGAACGTATTTCAAGATAATCAAACTTGCTTTCAACCATTTTTTATGCCTGAGACAAATTTAGAAAAAAATCCTAAACTCTTTGATCCACAAGAAGCAATCATGTTAGGAAATCTTTTCAAGGATTTGTATATGACATATCATGGTTTCTCTAACTATTGCTTACAACCACAAACCAAAAGACAACAGGCTTTATTAGAAGTACAAATGTATGATTTTGTAGCCCATGAAATCAATTTATATTTAGATATGCATCCTCAAAATCAAAGGATGGTACAACTTTATACAGAATATGCAAAAAAAGCCAAAGAAGCAAAATATGCTTTTGAAAAAGAGTTTGGTCCACTATCTGTAAAAGATAGTCAAGACAAAATCCCATTTCAATGGGTTCAAGGTCCATGGCCTTGGGAATATCAATGTTAA
- a CDS encoding manganese catalase family protein, with protein MWTYSKKLQYPISIKNKDLKMAKYIITQFGGPNGELAASMRYISQRYTMPDEKGKALLTDIGSEELGHMEMVSTIVYQLTQGASMDEIKAAGLQSYYTEHGCSLYPVDANGVPFTAAYFAATGDPVADIAEDMAAEQKARAVYENLMDQTNDPDILAPLSFLRQREIVHYERFRELYEEYVKKYYQPDFNQKC; from the coding sequence ATGTGGACTTATAGCAAAAAATTGCAATATCCAATTTCAATCAAAAATAAAGATTTAAAGATGGCAAAATATATTATTACTCAATTTGGAGGTCCAAATGGCGAATTAGCAGCTTCAATGCGTTATATATCTCAGCGTTATACAATGCCTGATGAAAAAGGAAAAGCATTGTTAACAGATATCGGAAGCGAAGAATTGGGACATATGGAAATGGTCTCTACAATTGTTTATCAATTGACTCAAGGTGCATCTATGGATGAAATTAAAGCTGCAGGATTACAAAGTTATTATACTGAACATGGCTGCTCACTTTATCCAGTAGATGCTAACGGTGTACCTTTTACTGCAGCATATTTTGCTGCGACAGGTGATCCAGTTGCCGATATTGCTGAAGACATGGCAGCAGAACAAAAAGCAAGAGCAGTTTATGAAAATCTTATGGATCAGACAAATGATCCCGATATTCTCGCCCCGCTTTCTTTCTTGAGACAACGTGAGATTGTTCACTATGAAAGATTTAGAGAATTATATGAAGAATATGTCAAAAAGTATTATCAGCCAGATTTTAATCAAAAATGCTAA
- the galU gene encoding UTP--glucose-1-phosphate uridylyltransferase GalU has translation MKKQKVRKAVIPAAGLGTRFLPATKALAKEMLPIVDIPTIQYIIEEAVASGIEEVLVITNSNKHAMENHFDVNYELEERLKASGKHAQVKLIRDIADLANIYYIRQKEPNGLGHAILCAKTFIGDEPFAVLLGDDVVVNKNSKPALQQLIDAYQQTKSSVVGVQTVAKEDVCKYGIVEPDMMHSHNGRLVKLSSMVEKPSVDKAPSQMAVLGRYVLTPEIFELLETQETGAGGEIQLTDAIKRLMDRQAVYAYDFEGVRYDVGDKFGFIKATIDFALDREELHDQVLAYIKQIAGEN, from the coding sequence ATGAAAAAACAAAAAGTAAGAAAAGCTGTTATACCGGCAGCAGGACTTGGAACAAGATTTTTACCAGCAACAAAAGCGTTAGCTAAAGAAATGCTTCCAATTGTTGATATTCCAACGATTCAATATATTATTGAAGAGGCGGTAGCAAGTGGTATTGAAGAAGTCTTGGTTATTACAAACAGTAATAAACATGCAATGGAAAATCATTTTGATGTGAACTATGAATTGGAAGAACGTTTGAAAGCATCTGGTAAACATGCTCAGGTTAAATTGATTAGAGATATTGCTGATTTAGCTAATATTTATTATATTCGTCAAAAAGAGCCAAATGGATTAGGGCATGCCATTTTATGTGCAAAAACTTTTATTGGTGATGAACCTTTTGCTGTCTTGTTAGGTGATGATGTTGTTGTGAATAAAAATAGCAAACCTGCTTTACAGCAATTAATTGATGCTTACCAACAGACAAAGTCCTCTGTAGTTGGAGTACAAACCGTTGCTAAAGAAGATGTTTGTAAATATGGAATTGTTGAGCCTGATATGATGCATTCACATAATGGTCGACTTGTTAAACTTTCAAGTATGGTAGAAAAACCATCAGTTGATAAAGCTCCAAGTCAAATGGCAGTATTAGGTAGATATGTTTTAACGCCAGAAATTTTTGAATTATTGGAAACGCAAGAAACTGGTGCAGGAGGAGAAATTCAATTAACCGATGCCATCAAACGATTAATGGATCGTCAGGCTGTTTATGCCTATGATTTTGAAGGTGTTCGTTATGATGTTGGGGATAAGTTTGGTTTTATTAAAGCAACAATTGATTTCGCTTTGGATCGTGAAGAGTTGCATGATCAAGTCCTTGCTTATATTAAACAGATAGCAGGTGAAAACTAA
- a CDS encoding rhomboid family intramembrane serine protease: MLNELKKKYKKAPVTMGLITLCIVVYIISFFLFGEEMKVYEGILFGGYNPVYVYLKHEYYRLITANFIHFGLLHLAVNCYSLYGIGMFIEASLKPKKYAIVLFVSALATTGLPYLLFLFNGFEANTVSGGISGVIFGLIGALGALALKYRNIFMDIFKQLAPNVILMLVISFVVPTISMSGHVSGLIGGFVATYVILHMRPKYKKNHYSDLVN; the protein is encoded by the coding sequence ATGCTAAATGAATTAAAGAAAAAATATAAAAAAGCACCTGTAACTATGGGATTAATAACACTTTGTATTGTTGTCTACATTATTTCTTTTTTTCTTTTTGGAGAAGAAATGAAAGTTTATGAAGGTATTCTTTTTGGTGGGTATAATCCTGTTTATGTTTATTTGAAACATGAATATTATCGTTTGATAACTGCTAATTTTATTCATTTTGGTTTATTGCATCTTGCGGTTAACTGTTATTCTTTATATGGAATTGGAATGTTTATAGAAGCTTCATTAAAACCTAAAAAATATGCTATTGTCTTATTTGTAAGTGCTTTAGCAACAACTGGTTTGCCTTATTTATTGTTTTTATTTAATGGTTTTGAAGCCAATACTGTCAGTGGTGGGATTAGTGGCGTTATATTTGGATTGATTGGTGCTTTAGGTGCATTGGCTTTAAAATATAGAAATATTTTTATGGATATATTTAAGCAGCTTGCTCCTAATGTTATATTGATGCTGGTGATTTCGTTTGTAGTACCTACGATTTCAATGTCAGGACATGTTTCAGGATTAATAGGTGGCTTTGTTGCGACATATGTTATTTTACATATGCGTCCAAAATATAAAAAAAATCACTATAGTGATTTAGTAAATTAA
- a CDS encoding DNA-processing protein DprA: MKIQLNLDSIAVLLFCGDLVVDNTAPLSQDEWWDVERKLRNASKKTPSKLFGMNRDTMVQILGIDEYIAYKLMARKETLNDLMFALANLENEGIYITTKYEDNYPKNLTTTLKKRAPLYLYYVGDLTMTENHMVSVVGPQSLEKKLNSFTRNTVTKIFDEEKVLVANGTKGTDAYALKVFMQLGGKVVCFVSDHMFDKKKTYAKAIKEGRLVLISAVDPFAYFNVTNALDRNIYVCGLSDLQIVTATHINSGGVWFTTIQNFHYHWTKQMVLDDDNYNGNIRLLEMGAVKVTYEDMLSLLTLDQIVEKNAVVEEEEEILIDQMSIYEFLDE, from the coding sequence ATGAAAATACAATTAAATTTAGATAGTATAGCTGTTCTTTTATTTTGTGGTGATTTAGTTGTTGATAATACAGCACCATTATCACAAGATGAATGGTGGGATGTAGAGCGAAAATTACGGAATGCCTCTAAGAAAACACCATCAAAATTATTTGGTATGAATAGAGATACGATGGTTCAAATTTTAGGAATAGATGAATATATAGCTTATAAGTTAATGGCTAGGAAAGAAACTTTAAATGATTTAATGTTTGCATTAGCAAATCTTGAAAATGAAGGTATTTATATAACAACAAAATATGAAGATAATTATCCTAAAAATTTAACAACAACGTTAAAGAAACGAGCACCATTATATTTATATTATGTTGGAGATTTAACAATGACTGAGAATCATATGGTTTCTGTGGTTGGACCACAAAGTTTAGAAAAAAAATTGAATTCATTTACAAGAAATACAGTTACTAAGATTTTTGATGAAGAGAAAGTTCTTGTAGCAAATGGCACAAAAGGTACTGATGCATATGCATTAAAAGTATTTATGCAATTAGGTGGTAAAGTCGTTTGTTTTGTAAGTGATCATATGTTTGACAAGAAAAAAACTTACGCAAAAGCCATCAAAGAAGGAAGATTGGTATTGATAAGTGCCGTTGATCCTTTTGCTTATTTTAATGTAACAAATGCTTTGGATAGGAATATATATGTTTGTGGGTTAAGTGATTTACAGATTGTAACAGCTACACATATTAATAGTGGAGGTGTCTGGTTTACAACAATTCAAAATTTTCATTATCATTGGACAAAACAAATGGTTTTAGATGATGATAACTATAATGGAAATATCCGTTTGTTAGAAATGGGTGCTGTGAAAGTGACTTATGAAGATATGTTATCTTTGCTTACACTTGATCAAATTGTTGAAAAAAATGCAGTTGTTGAGGAGGAAGAAGAAATTCTGATTGATCAAATGTCAATTTATGAATTTCTAGATGAATGA
- the ppdK gene encoding pyruvate, phosphate dikinase, whose translation MEKYVYLFSEGNKDMRNLLGGKGANLAEMTNIGLPVPQGFTVTTEACTKYYEDGKMISKEIEDQVYEKLAELEKITGKTMGDAHNPLLVSVRSGARASMPGMMDTVLNLGLNDEVAKEFAKATNNPRFVYDSYRRFIQMFADVVMGFPKSSFERMFDKVKEEKGVEFDTELTAEDLMEVVEIYKSEYKKHAGVDFPQDPKEQMMESIKAVFRSWNNDRAITYRRLNDIPGSWGTAVNVQEMVYGNRGDTSGTGVAFTRNPATGEKKLYGEYLMNAQGEDVVAGIRTPQTIDTLKEVMPDCYDQFVKINAILEDHYKDMQDMEFTIEDGKLFMLQTRNGKRTAAAALKIAVDLVNEGMITKEEALLKVEPKQLDQLLHPNFDDLSLRCAHVVATGLAASPGAATGRIYFTAEDVIEASKNGVQDILLVRLETSPEDIEGMNIAHGILTIRGGMTSHAAVVARGMGTCCVCGCGSLKIDEEAKVLTTPDGKKYHEGDYMSLDGSTGNVYGEQIKTVEPEISGDFETFMEWADEVRTLQVRTNADTPRDALQARKFGAEGIGLCRTEHMFFEEERIFNFRRMITAETVEARKEALEKILPYQRSDFRELFKAMEIYPVTIRFLDPPLHEFLPHTDEEIKPLAESLGMTFEALKARVESLKEFNPMMGHRGCRLAVTYPEIAEMQTRAVIEAAIAANQEGQNVVPEIMIPLVGDVKELKYVKKVVTDTADKIIAEAGVELPYKVGTMIEIPRAALTADKIAEEAEFFSFGTNDLTQMTYGFSRDDAAKFLDDYYSKQIFEADPFAKVDQEGVGQLMQIAAEKGRKTRPDIKLGICGEHGGEASSVEFCHRLGLTYVSCSPYRVPLARLAAAQAAVKEKMGIQ comes from the coding sequence ATGGAAAAATATGTCTATCTATTTAGTGAAGGAAATAAAGACATGCGTAACTTACTTGGTGGTAAGGGTGCTAACTTAGCCGAAATGACTAATATTGGTTTACCTGTCCCTCAAGGATTTACTGTTACGACTGAAGCTTGTACTAAATATTATGAAGACGGTAAAATGATTTCTAAAGAAATTGAAGATCAAGTCTATGAAAAACTTGCTGAACTTGAAAAAATTACAGGTAAAACAATGGGGGATGCTCATAATCCTTTACTTGTTTCAGTACGTTCTGGAGCAAGAGCATCTATGCCTGGTATGATGGATACAGTCTTAAACTTAGGATTAAATGATGAAGTGGCTAAAGAGTTTGCTAAAGCTACAAATAATCCTCGTTTTGTATATGATAGTTATCGTCGTTTTATTCAAATGTTTGCAGATGTTGTTATGGGATTCCCAAAAAGTTCATTTGAAAGAATGTTTGATAAAGTCAAAGAAGAAAAAGGTGTTGAATTTGACACTGAATTAACTGCTGAAGATTTAATGGAAGTTGTTGAAATCTATAAAAGTGAATACAAAAAACATGCTGGTGTAGATTTCCCTCAAGATCCAAAAGAACAAATGATGGAATCTATTAAAGCAGTATTTAGATCATGGAATAATGATCGTGCGATTACTTATAGACGTTTAAATGATATTCCTGGAAGCTGGGGAACTGCTGTTAACGTTCAAGAAATGGTTTATGGTAACCGTGGAGATACTTCTGGTACTGGTGTTGCCTTTACAAGAAACCCAGCAACTGGTGAAAAGAAATTGTATGGTGAATACTTAATGAATGCTCAAGGTGAAGACGTTGTTGCTGGTATTCGTACACCTCAAACAATTGATACATTAAAAGAAGTTATGCCTGATTGTTATGATCAATTTGTTAAAATTAATGCTATTCTTGAAGATCATTATAAAGATATGCAAGATATGGAATTTACTATTGAAGATGGTAAATTATTCATGCTTCAAACACGTAATGGAAAAAGAACAGCTGCTGCTGCATTGAAAATTGCTGTTGATTTAGTAAACGAAGGAATGATTACTAAAGAAGAAGCTTTATTAAAGGTTGAACCAAAACAATTAGATCAATTGTTACATCCAAACTTTGATGATCTTTCATTACGTTGCGCACATGTTGTTGCAACTGGATTGGCTGCGTCACCAGGGGCTGCAACAGGACGTATTTATTTCACTGCTGAAGATGTTATCGAAGCATCTAAAAATGGTGTTCAAGATATCTTATTAGTTCGTCTTGAAACATCTCCTGAAGATATTGAAGGTATGAATATTGCTCATGGTATTTTAACAATCCGTGGTGGTATGACTTCACATGCTGCAGTTGTTGCAAGAGGAATGGGAACTTGCTGTGTTTGTGGATGCGGTTCATTAAAGATTGATGAAGAAGCAAAAGTATTAACTACACCTGATGGTAAAAAATATCATGAAGGTGATTACATGTCATTAGATGGAAGCACTGGTAATGTTTATGGTGAACAAATTAAGACTGTTGAACCAGAAATCAGTGGTGATTTTGAAACATTTATGGAATGGGCTGATGAAGTGCGTACATTGCAAGTGCGTACAAATGCCGATACACCTAGAGATGCTTTACAAGCACGTAAATTCGGAGCTGAAGGTATTGGATTGTGTAGAACTGAACATATGTTCTTTGAAGAAGAAAGAATCTTTAACTTTAGACGTATGATTACAGCTGAAACAGTCGAAGCAAGAAAAGAAGCATTAGAAAAAATCTTACCTTACCAAAGATCAGATTTTAGAGAATTGTTTAAAGCTATGGAGATTTATCCAGTTACAATTCGTTTCTTAGATCCACCTTTACATGAATTCTTACCTCATACTGATGAAGAAATTAAACCATTAGCTGAAAGCTTAGGAATGACTTTTGAAGCTTTAAAAGCACGTGTTGAATCATTAAAAGAATTCAACCCAATGATGGGACATAGAGGTTGTCGTTTAGCTGTCACATATCCTGAAATTGCTGAAATGCAAACAAGAGCTGTTATTGAAGCTGCAATTGCTGCTAATCAAGAAGGACAAAATGTTGTTCCTGAAATCATGATTCCACTTGTTGGTGATGTGAAAGAATTAAAATATGTTAAGAAAGTTGTAACAGATACAGCAGATAAGATTATTGCTGAAGCAGGAGTTGAATTACCATACAAAGTTGGTACAATGATTGAAATTCCTAGAGCTGCATTAACTGCTGACAAGATTGCTGAAGAAGCAGAATTCTTTAGTTTTGGAACAAATGACTTAACTCAAATGACTTATGGATTTAGCCGTGATGATGCTGCTAAGTTCTTAGATGATTACTATTCTAAACAAATTTTTGAAGCTGATCCATTTGCAAAAGTTGATCAAGAAGGTGTTGGACAATTAATGCAAATTGCTGCTGAAAAAGGTCGTAAAACACGCCCAGACATTAAATTAGGTATTTGTGGTGAACATGGTGGTGAAGCAAGTTCAGTTGAATTCTGTCATAGATTAGGATTAACTTATGTTTCTTGTTCTCCATATCGTGTACCATTAGCACGTTTAGCTGCTGCTCAAGCTGCTGTTAAAGAAAAAATGGGTATTCAATAA
- a CDS encoding DEAD/DEAH box helicase, producing the protein MDKITFKDLGLAQNVLNGIEAMGYVSPSPIQEKSIPVLLEGKDIIGQAQTGTGKTLAFGSVLLSQIAQKEKYVQALILSPTRELALQIHEELKRIGKYTNLSIVSVFGGSDIERQIRDLKKGADIVVGTPGRVQDLMRRKVLKINQINHMVLDEADEMLNMGFVEDIENILATTPENKQTVLFSATMPAAIKKIASNYMQEDYLHIQIKSKTRTAATVSQYYFDVPRGHNKFEILCRILDSREMDSTIIFCKTKRSVDEIVASMQQKHYNVEAMHGDLSQNQRSNTLKRFKEGKIQYLVATDVAARGIDVDNISHVINYEMPQDEELYIHRIGRTGRANKKGEAYSIVSGREKSFLMSIGKRTNSQIQKIEIPSNEEIFEQKMKELLFDVQEEMLKGNKESFKQVIKDIPDHLKNDTMATLLSMCYQQRVGFDYQDIKKQSGNYDRIFMTCGTMDRIKVPDVINFLVRYGKIKKSDIGDIALKRKFTFVDIKSSVSQKAIKGCHKQKLNKRTVQLEFAGDR; encoded by the coding sequence ATGGACAAAATTACATTTAAAGATTTAGGGTTAGCGCAGAACGTATTAAACGGAATTGAAGCGATGGGATATGTCAGTCCTTCACCAATTCAGGAAAAATCAATTCCAGTTTTATTGGAAGGTAAAGATATTATTGGACAGGCTCAAACAGGAACAGGAAAAACATTGGCTTTTGGGAGTGTTCTTTTATCACAGATTGCTCAAAAGGAAAAGTATGTTCAAGCTTTGATTTTATCACCAACAAGAGAACTTGCATTACAGATTCATGAAGAATTAAAACGTATTGGTAAATATACAAATTTATCAATTGTGAGTGTTTTTGGTGGTAGTGATATTGAAAGACAAATCAGAGACTTAAAAAAAGGTGCTGATATTGTAGTTGGAACACCAGGACGTGTTCAGGATTTAATGAGACGAAAAGTTTTAAAGATTAATCAAATTAATCATATGGTTTTAGATGAAGCAGATGAAATGCTAAATATGGGCTTTGTTGAGGATATTGAAAATATTCTTGCAACAACACCTGAAAATAAACAGACTGTATTATTTTCAGCAACAATGCCAGCTGCCATTAAAAAGATTGCCAGCAATTATATGCAGGAAGATTATTTGCATATTCAAATTAAATCGAAAACAAGAACAGCAGCGACTGTTTCACAATACTATTTTGATGTGCCTAGAGGACATAATAAGTTTGAAATTTTATGTAGAATCTTAGATTCACGTGAAATGGATAGTACGATTATATTTTGTAAGACAAAGCGTAGTGTTGATGAAATTGTTGCCTCAATGCAACAAAAACATTATAATGTGGAAGCAATGCATGGAGACTTGTCACAGAATCAGCGTTCAAATACTTTAAAACGTTTTAAAGAAGGAAAAATACAATATTTAGTTGCGACTGATGTTGCAGCCAGAGGAATAGATGTAGATAATATTTCACATGTTATTAATTATGAAATGCCTCAAGATGAAGAATTATATATTCATCGTATTGGTAGAACAGGTCGTGCAAATAAAAAAGGTGAGGCTTATTCAATTGTATCAGGACGTGAAAAGAGTTTTTTGATGTCAATTGGGAAAAGAACGAATAGTCAGATTCAAAAAATTGAGATTCCTAGTAATGAAGAAATTTTTGAACAAAAGATGAAAGAATTATTATTTGATGTTCAAGAAGAAATGTTAAAGGGAAATAAAGAAAGTTTCAAACAGGTTATTAAAGATATTCCTGATCACTTAAAAAATGATACGATGGCAACTTTGCTTTCAATGTGTTATCAACAACGTGTTGGATTTGATTATCAGGATATTAAGAAACAATCTGGAAATTATGATCGTATTTTTATGACATGTGGAACAATGGATAGAATTAAGGTTCCTGATGTTATTAATTTCTTGGTAAGATATGGAAAAATCAAGAAAAGTGATATTGGAGATATTGCTTTAAAAAGAAAGTTTACATTTGTTGATATTAAATCAAGTGTGAGTCAAAAGGCAATTAAGGGTTGTCATAAACAGAAATTAAATAAAAGAACAGTACAATTAGAATTTGCTGGAGATCGTTAA